The region AAGCTAACAAATCTCTAGCCAGAATCGGctgaagctcttgaggagggcTCTCAAGACAAGTCAGGGGGCAAAGGAGGCTAGCTCCAAGTCCTGCGAGGCAATCAGCTGCTGCATTCGCCTCTCTAggtgttggtgattttagaatcatcaatgtattttagtagtaatgtgatctactataggctgatgcaattacgcgttaggctcggaatcgagtcaggttagtgcggagtgcacgctcggtgagccaacgcataattgaccgcgaatacgaaccggggtccaaggggcggagcccctggctggggtCCCGTTAGAAATTTTTCCCGAACGGGtgtgaccctagtttgaaaAATCGCGACTTATTTTCGAATAGTTGTGATCATTCGTGTAGCCTCCTATATAAGGTGACTTGCAGCCTAAGGTATCGACAcagaaaaacagaaaaccgaATACAGTAACAGATATTCGAAAACAGAACTCTCTACTTTCTTGatctgttctcttgtgccaagaagcagattgattgtcaagtattatcccaacaaagatttcgtgaacccaggcaattatagggtcgaaataatttgttcggaaagtggacgctcacgattcttgactttatccaggattatcacaccCAGATTTctaacaaacgaacaaattattttCTGATAATCATGGCTGGAGAAGGCGCTGTCAAGGAGATGACTACTAAGTTCGGgaaattggacaagtttcaaggacaagacttCAGGCGTTGGCAGAAGAAGATGCATTTTTTGTTGACAACATTGAAGGTGGTATACGTCCTGTCTACACCGATTCCTGAACTTCTGGAGGGTGAAACTGTTGAAAATATAAGAAGCAGATCAAAGTGGGAGAATGACGACTACATATGCAGAGGACACATTCTTAACGGTATGTCTGATCCTTTATTCGATATTTATCAAAATGTGGAATCTGCAAAGGAATTGTGGGATTGTCTTGAAGCCAAGTACATGGCAGAGGACTCATCCAGTAAGAAGTTCTTGGTGACTGATTTCAACAATTACAAAATGGTTGAATCAAGGTCTGTCAtggaacaatacaatgaacttctACGAATTCTTGGACAATTCACACTGCACGGATTGAAGATGGATGAAACAATATCTGTCTCAAGTATCATAGACAAGTTGCCCTCTTCATGGAAGGATTTCAAACACAATTTGAAGCATGGAAAAGACGAACTGTCTTTGGTCCAACTTGGAAGTCACTTGCGCATAGAAGAATCTCTAAGAGCGCAAGAGAgtgacaagggaaaaggaaaagaagttgcTGGTCCCTCGGTTAATATGATCGAGGAGGGTAGTaagaacaataacaacaaaaacaaaggaaagaagCGTGCTTTCAAGAACAACAAAGGAAGTTTCGGTTCTAACAAGAAACCGAAACTAGAATGCTAGAAGTGTGGTAAGACAGGCCACTTTAAGAGGGATTGCCGTTCTGGAAAGAAGCATGATAACGCGAATGCAAGTGGTTCGGGAAAGGGGTCTAAGGATCAATCCCAAGAACAAGGTCAGAAATCAATTCATAACTTGAATATTTTGATTAAACATTCAGTTTCATTAATTTCTGAAGCATTTTATGTGAAGGATGATGCTATTGCGTGGTGGATTGATTCTGGCGCCACAACACATGTTTGCAAGGATCGTTTCTGGTTCAAGACTTTTGTTCCAGTGGAAGATGGATCTGTCCTCTACATGGGAGATCATCACTTTGATCCTGTTGAAGGCAAAGGAAGCGTGGTGTTAGAATTCAGTTCTGGAAAAACTATtactttgtttaatgttttgtatgttcctaaactacgtaagaacttagtttctggtcctgtattgaataagcttggatacaagcaagtgtatgaatccgataaatatgtattatcaaagtctggtgtgtttgtaggatttggatattataataatggtatgtttatgttgaatttgaatggagttcctaatgattctggttctgtatatatgACCAATTCGAATGTTATTAAATCTTCTTCTTTATGGCATGCTCGTCTAGGACATGTACATTataaaagaatgcttgaaatgtctaaagatgatttaattcctgtttttgatggaaatgtagaaaagtgtaaaactTGCATGTTAACAAAGATTACTAGGCAACCTTTTAAAAGCATAACAAGGAAATCTGTCATACTTGAATTGATACATAGtgatttatgtgatttgcatgctactccatcattaggacataaaaagtatcttgtcactttcatagatgatgcatctagatTCTGTTATGTTTATTTGTTGCATTCTAAAGATGAAGCCTTAGATAAATTTAGAGTTTATAAAACTGAAGTTGAATTGCAACAGAATGTGATGATTAAAACATTACGTACGGATAGAGGTGGTGAATATTATGATCCTGAATTCTTCCAATCCGTAGGAATCATTCATGAGACTACGGCACCTTatacacctcaacaaaatggtgtggctgaaaggAAGAATAGAGTTCTTAAAGAAATGGTGAACGCCATGTTATCCTATTCTGGTTTGAGTGAAGGGTTTTGGGGAGAAGCCATGTTAACGGCTTGTTATTTGTTAAATAGGGTTCCTAATAAAAGGAACAAGACTACCCCATATGAACTTTGGTATAAGAAACGACCCAACTTAACATTTCTACGTGTTTGGGGTTGCAGGGCCGTGGTTAGACTCCCGGATCCTAAAAGGAAAACTTTGGGTGAAAATGGTGTAGCTTGCATCTTCGTTGGATATGCTGAACATTCCAAAGCCTATAGGTTCTATGTTATAGAACCTAATGATTCGGTTTCTATTAACACAATTATAGAATCAAGAGATGCCatatttgatgagaattgtttctcttccATACCTAGATCAAAGGACCTTATATCTAAGTCAGATGAACCTACAAAGGATGATCATTCAACTGATGTACCAAGTGAGACACTCGAACCTCGGAAAAGCAAAAGAGCTAGAAAACCTAAATCTTATGGTTCggattttcaattatatttagttgagggatcaaaggatcagattgataatcaatactattattgctatagtatagaggaggatccaagaacgtatgatgaagctgtgaaatctcgagattctgctttttggaaagaagcaattgatgaagagatgagttctatcatggaaaataatacttgggtgttatctgatttaccaccaggttgtaaaccattgggttgcaaatggatcttcaaaaagaagatgaaagtcgatggtacaattgacaagtttaaagctagattggtaatccaaggctttagacagaaggaagggattgattacttcgatacctatgctccagttgctcgtatcactactattagattgttgattgctttagcggctattcacaatctagtgatccatcaaatggatgtcaaaacagcattcctgaatggtgatttggaagaagaagtgtaTATGAAGCAACCTGAAGGATTTGTAATGCCTGGTAATGAGCATAAGGTGTGTAAGCTAGTTAAGTCGTTGTATGGGCTGAAACAAGCTCCGAAGCAATGGCATCaaaaatttgatgaggttgttttgTCTAGTGGTTTTATTCTAAACCAAGCTGACAAATGTGTATATAGCAAATTTGATACATCTGGTAAAGGAGTCATTATTTGtctatatgtggatgacatgttgatctttggcacggaccaaaatcaagttgataaaacaaagaatttcttgtcatcaaagttctccatgaaggatatgggagaagcggatgttattcttggtattaagattaaacgggagaataaggggattgtaattatgcaatctcattacattgagaaaatactcaagaagtttaatcatgaaagttgttctccggttagtactcccatggatccgagtgaaaaacttatgccaAATACAAGTAAACCTGTGGATCAGCTCGAATATTCAAGAGCTATAGGCtctttgatgtatgctatgattAGCACTAGACCGGATATTGCTTTTGCGGTTGGAAAGTTGAGCAGATTTACTAGTAATCCTAGTAGACATCATTGGCATGCGATAACAAGGGTGTTCAAGTACTTGAAGGGTACTATGAATTATGGATTGTCATATGTGGGATTTCCTTCGGTATTAGAGGGTTATTCGGATGCTAGTTGGATAAATAATGTTGAAGACTCATTCTCTACAAGTGGTTGGGTGTTCTTGCTTGGGGGAGGTGCCATCTCGTGGGCTTCCAAGAAGCAAACATGTATAACTAGTTCTACAATGGAATCAGAGTTTGTAGCATTAGCTGCTGCTGGTAAATAAGCGGAATGGCTAAGAAACTTGGTATATGAGATTCCGTTATGGCCTAAACCGATATCACCAATTTCTATCCGTTGTGATAGTGCTGCCACATTGGCCAAGGCTTATAGTCAAATGTACAATGGAAAGTCTAGACACTTGGGTGTTAGACATAGTATGATTAGGGAATTAATCTTGAATGGGGTGATATCCATTGAGTTTGttcggtcgcaacaaaacttagcTGACCACTTGATGAAGGGGTTAGCTAGAGACTTAGTGAAGAAGTCGGTAATTGGAATGGGATTAAAGTCCATTTAAATCTACTACCTATGTTATACCCAATTCCCTTCTAATACAACGTTAGAAGCTGAATTCAATGAGGAAAGATCATAATTAGAGATTGGAGCACTTGTGTTTATCTTCCCAAGGTATGTGCTCAGACCTGCAAGTGATGGCTAGGTTgaagtatatcttcttaatggttcttttggaaaattgtaaatgcaggtgcaagattaaaaggatcacctatgtaagcatgaagttttgccgcttcaagaagcttggacttggcttcctatatgcttattaatggataaggacacatggcttgtaaagtgtcaagtatgaacagtagagtgttgtagaaacatatgtgtacaatatctttagatattcaaatgggttgacgggttcaatctttaaagacaccccgattctcgagtatttggaatgtgtatttgtactaaaGTGAAAATTCAATCGCaagatattttcatttatgcatTTGTTTGATCGTTATATCTGTATGTTATAAGTTTGtatatgttttcttatacaaattgagtagatcaaggattacactaaaatggggggatttgttggtgattttagaatcatcaatgtattttagtagtaatgtgatctactataggctgatgcaattacgcgttaggctcggaatcgagtcaggttagtgcggagtgcacgctcggtgagccaacgcataattgaccgcaaatacgaaccggggtccaaggggcggagcccctggctggggtCCCGTTAGAAATTTTTCCCGAACGGGtgtgaccctagtttgaaaGATCGTGACTTATTTTCGAATAGTTGTGATCATTCGTGTAGCCTCCTATATAAGGTGACTTGCAGCCTAAGGTATCGACAcagaaaaacagaaaaccgaATACAGTAACAGATATTCGAAAACAGAACTCTCTACTTTCTTGatctgttctcttgtgccaagaagcagattgattgtcaagtattatcccaacaaagatttcgtgaacccaggcaattatagggtcgaaataatttgttcggaaagtggacgctcacgattcttgactttatccaggattatcacaccCAGATTTCTAACACTAGGGACGTAAGTAAGAGTAACAGTCCAATCCCGATCCAGGAGAAGACGAATATCCAGGAGCTCAGACGCCAAGGCATGAGAATGATCAACTTGCCATCATGCATAATCGTCCCTGAACTAAACATTTATTTGAAAGCTTTTTAAAATCACTTGGGCTCACAAAGCAAATATGGAAACATGAATCGAATCTAATTTATCATGTCACGAAATGTGCACCGGGGTAAATAAATATGGGTACGCATATTTTTCAGATAAACTTGTTACAGTAGACCTACCAAAACACATGGATTCAAGAAATGGATCTCTCGAGTATTAGGTACCTGTAGTTAAACCTAGAAAAATAGTTTATGATATAGGTGGAGTTGCAGAAAATGTAGCCAGAAAAACTATTTCAATAACCGTATCTAAAATGCCTATACGAACTCAATTCATTATTTCAGAATAATAATTATAACCAAATGAAAAAGGTATTTTGTTTAAAAGAAAGTTGCAATTGTAACTTTTTTTAACAGAATTATTTTTCACTTGAACTTTTAGTTTTGGACGGAAACAAAATGATATGACTCATCCTCAAACCCATTTAAATGTGTTGAATAATATCTTTGGCAATGCTGAAAAGTAAAATGTTACATACTAAATTGTAGCCAATCAGGTTTAAGCCAGGAACATGAATTCTACTTTTtatcttaaaaaattaaaaaaacacattactttttttttgttgaatcaTAAGGccaagaaaacaaaaactaagTAGAATCTAGTTGAGGCACTATCAAACATGAAAGAAACTAAACATTTTCATTGAAGAATATCACAAATCCTAGCCCAGCCTTCCAGAGACAGGCACTAAATTGCTTTCTCTAAAGACATGAGATCAGCTGATTATATCCGCTTCAGAAACTCGTCCCTTGCAAGCAACATGTGGAAACTTACTTATTCATGGAATTCTTCATTACCAAAAAATTATATAACTCTGATTACCCTGTTGTCTACACAGAGACACAACAAATAGCAGATTCAAAAGCAACAGGAAAGTATACTGTTAAACATGAAATTGTCAGTTACTGACAAACCATTAACAATCAAACTATAAGAATTAATCATGTTTGTTCTGTTAGTCAGTCCAACAGCTGAGCGAAAGCCAAAAACAACTTGCAACAACCTCCAATAGACCTAACCTGGCTATCTCAATCTCATTTCTCACACACCTATGACAATCAATCACCACCCAAATGTAGAAGAAGCAAGCATGCTCACACTGCCAGGGAAAAATTCTACTAATATTTACTGTTTTACTAGAAAAACTAGATTACTGTGCTGTTGTCACTGTGGGCATTCTAGATAGACCTTTTTCCTTCCATGgcatctttcttcttctgacAGTTTGTGCAGAGGAATGGTCCTTCCAATGGCTTAGATACCGGAGTGAAAATAGGCTCACTGTTCACTGATAAACCATCACTAGGGATTTGATCTGCTTGGCAAACCGCACAGCGGGAAATCCCAGAATTCACATTAGAAGGAGCATCCTTTCCCAGCCTGCATTagaagaaaacagaaaatttAAGACTACCGCACACAAATACTCCCAAATGGGAAAGAATTTTTTTATCCAGTAACTTATTGGAGATGAAGAAAAGCAACATCAAAACAACACGTGTGATACAAATTTAGTAGTAATAGTCTCGGAGTGACCTCTCAGTAAGCATTGCAGAACCCTCTTCAAATAACTCCTCCACAATACCAACTGCAGAAAGCTTATTGGTTCCTTTGTTCGTGGAGTTTTGAGATTTCTTTCCAAAAAGAAGGGAAGTTAGCATATTAGGTTTCTTTCTTGGAGTTGGTGGTAACACAGGATGGTCTGAAGGAATAATATCTACAACAAGGCAGGTTGTATCATCCTTCAGCCCTCTTGTCCTTAGAGCTTCCTGTCAGGGGATAAAAAAATGTACTGAGTATTGAGTAGACAAGATAATGGGTCTTTGTTTCCTAATAAGATAGGAAGATTGCCCCAACTATCACCTTAACCACCAGTTTTGCAGCAAGTTCTGCAGGTACACCCCGACATGACTTGGCGGCCATATCAGAGGATAAAGCATCCCAAATACCATCCGAAGCTATAATAAGCCTTCCACCTGCATTTGACAGCTGGGGAACCAATTAAGAAATTGTAAGCATTGAAATTTAGAACTCAACACCAGCACatgaaaaggtaaaaaaaactAAGTCCATAAGAATGAAACAAGCTGACCTTCACTTGCTTAACATGTGGTATAGGAACAATATATTCTCCAACATCTGTGTCACCAATTGATCTTGAAAGGCACAATCCACCAGGCCAGCAGCGAAGAGGCCCTACCTATAAACGTATTAAGGAACCGAAACAGGTTAGTTAAGCAAGCGATGATTTGAAAGGAATATGAAGATTACATTTTACCTCACTGCCTCCAAATACATTTAGTCTTCCTACTTCACCACCACTGGCAGTAACACGTTCCCTCTCTTCTACATTTTCTTCCAATCTGTGATCAACTGTCAATAGAGAAACAACACCTCCCTGGGTATCTAATATGCAACGGGAATCCCCAACACATGCAACAGTTACAGTCCATCCATCAATTAGAACAAATGTAGCTGTCGTTCCAGAATTTTCCCCTGCATTTAAAATTGAAAGGTTAGCATGAGTGCACATTAACAACTCTAGTTGGGATGCAAAGAGAACTTTGTAGTTTGTATGTACCTTTTTGCTGGAATTCTATGTCAGTTTTCACAAAAGCAGCAACTAGAGCCCGAGGCAAAGCTTGAAGCCACTCATCCCTGCTGAGATCTTGTGGTAGTGCACTCATAACATTATTGATTATGTTTTCCTTCGTAAAAATAGCAGCGGACATGCCATTATGTCCATCAAAGATCTGCCATCAAGAATTCCTATGGATATCATAACCATCGAAGGAATAAATTGACACTCCACTTGATAGCTGAgaaaatgcaagagaagaaagaaatcaTGCACTTCAATTCTCATTTTTCACAAGGACAGAACTTACATACAGTTCTATCAGTATTGTTTTTACTGTTTTCCCATCCCAATATGACACGTGGGTTGAAAATAGGAAGTTGAGAGAaaagataaaattaataaattattaaaaagtgGGTTACTCAGTATTTCATTGGGCAACAGCACCAGAACTGTATATAAGTTTTCTCCTTTTCACAAAACCTGAGAAACCGTTATTCTCCCGGTGTGCATAACCAATTACCATCGGTGTCGTATCTCAAGCTATATTCTCATTTATTGCTATTCAAATATCTTTGTCGAAACATTTCGCTAAAAAACAAATACTATATGCCAATCAATAAGTAAATGCACACGTAAACCATGGACACGAATAATACCGCAAAGACAGAAAACAGTGTTGACGAATCCCCAGGAATCCTCTGGCAATCTGTCTTGATTAGAAAGTAATCTTCTCCTTTCTTTGCCAAGCCAGCCTGCCCATACTTCACAAATGGCTTTTCAGTTTTTTCACTCCGTAGCTCCCGGCCAATCAGGGTGGCCAACGGAACAAGTGGTTCCTTCATTCTTGATAATTCAGTACTACTCCTACTCATATTAGTTCACAATTCAAcatattgaaattttgaaactcCAGTGAAGATATCCTGATCATCAaaacaaatttgaaaataaaacaatATTAAGATTTATATTTGATAATGAGTACAAAACTACAAATAGATCTAAATGTTAACTGCTTAGGGTGTTAATATTATCAGGGGAAGCAGCCTTAGACACTCAACATAAAAAAATGAACTCAATGTATCGTTCGACAATTGACACCATTTAACTACTTTCAGAATAAGATCCAGTTAATTTAAACTTCCCCAATAGTATATGTATTGGAGCAAGAAAACTATAACTATCAGACAGATCCTATCATAGATAAGCAATATGCATTACAGTGAAACATCCATAGCCTTACCTCACTAGAACCAAACAAACCAAAGTTTCTTCACACATAACAATTTTAATCTGGAGAGGtgaaatatcaaaaaaaaaaaactgacaaCCAGATAGCTCAAACTCAATAAGATAAGTTCATTAGGAATCAAAAAATTCAACAAATGCAAATCAAAACCcacaaaaatcaaaactttacaATTATCTCGCAATTATCTATCCACAAAACGCATGCCCACCTACCCAATAACCAACATTTCAAAGGAATGAAAAATTTGATAAAAAACCCAACATCAAAAGTTCaagtgagagaaaaaaaaagattagatttttgttcatttttcagaaaaaaaaactcacaggTATAAAGTTGAGGTGGGAGATTCAGCATTTGATTATAGTGAAGCTGGAGAGATTGGCAGGAAGAGGGGAGAGATTATAAACCCTAGTGAGTGTGGGTGGTGGCACCAGAGTGttgacagagagagagagagagagagagagagagagagagagatcctgATACGCGATTCGATTGGGAGAGAAATGTTCTAGACtgagagaacaagaagaagatgaagaacacaAAAGGCAATACCGTGTTTATTGCAATTACAACATTACCCTcgttcttattttttaaaaaatgattagGCAAATGAAAAACTCTAAAATataagaaataagaaataaTATATTTCTCAATAAATAATTGAAACTGATCGATCCTTTTCTTCCCTGAATAAAAATGTTTCCATATCATGCACATAAATGAATAAATCAGATAGCAAAGTGAATGTGAAACCAATTTCATGAGAATGTTTGATGTGAAATTAATCAAATTATATTATAGAGGTTTGAGAGACTATTACATTGTAATACAGGTGTACAATGTGGAGGTTGTAGTGTACTACTACCTCAAacctaatattatatatatatggagGCTGCACCTAGCAAGCCACTCATGATTCACATTATTATTCTTTTGCTCCTCTCTCTTTAGTCTTTACTAATTTCTTAACATAtatggaaaaatatttttcctgaAGTATCTTATCATTTGATAAATGAGAAACTAATCTACCAAAATATTGCTAGGCACAAAACGAAGATCTCCCAACAATATTTGCTTTAGATATATGGATACAGGTATCAAATTCAGGATCACAACATATTTAAGAGATTTGATACCCTTCTACTTGGAGCAATACATCTTAAGTTATGTAAAAACATTTTATACGACATATACCAGCAATATACCCTTCATTACAACTTGAGAAACAGAATATAATTCAAAAATGTCAAAGCTAGGTAAGATTAGGGAAATGTGGGGCTTAATATAACAGCTAGTTATTGTGTCGCACCACTCAACCTAAAAGGAGGATTTATAAGCAAAAGTCAAAATGGTGGTGGCAGCAACATTATCATTAATCATAGtactaataatttatttaaggTTCCAAGTATGTTtctgcttatcaaaaaaaaaaaatagtatgtTTCTGCTATGATTGCGCCAACGACTTTTAGCAATAGATTACTCTTCAATCTTCTTTCTCATTCTGCCGGTTATGTAAATTTTATAAGaatttcaacaacaacaaaaacattaattttaaaaatgtatCAATAGATAAAAATGTATTAATATAGAACGTGCTAGTAttgcataaatataaaattaaactatttaaaattaaactatttaaaattaaattattttatataattatttcaatagttctaaaatataaatatagataTCAAGAAGGCATAAGATAAAATATCATTTATAAAATCAAGTGGATAGAAATACTGGTTCAATATTTCGCCAACCTCCTACTATTTAGTGCGCTGATCATAGGTAAGAGATTTGCCTCACGACTATCAATTGTGATAACACTTTGATCgagaaaaaaatatcatttataatatcttattataattaatatttaataaaaaatgt is a window of Lotus japonicus ecotype B-129 chromosome 5, LjGifu_v1.2 DNA encoding:
- the LOC130719782 gene encoding secreted RxLR effector protein 161-like produces the protein MDPSEKLMPNTSKPVDQLEYSRAIGSLMYAMISTRPDIAFAVGKLSRFTSNPSRHHWHAITRVFKYLKGTMNYGLSYVGFPSVLEGYSDASWINNVEDSFSTSGWVFLLGGGAISWASKKQTCITSSTMESEFVALAAAGK
- the LOC130718500 gene encoding probable protein phosphatase 2C 5 isoform X1, encoding MSRSSTELSRMKEPLVPLATLIGRELRSEKTEKPFVKYGQAGLAKKGEDYFLIKTDCQRIPGDSSTLFSVFAIFDGHNGMSAAIFTKENIINNVMSALPQDLSRDEWLQALPRALVAAFVKTDIEFQQKGENSGTTATFVLIDGWTVTVACVGDSRCILDTQGGVVSLLTVDHRLEENVEERERVTASGGEVGRLNVFGGSEVGPLRCWPGGLCLSRSIGDTDVGEYIVPIPHVKQVKLSNAGGRLIIASDGIWDALSSDMAAKSCRGVPAELAAKLVVKEALRTRGLKDDTTCLVVDIIPSDHPVLPPTPRKKPNMLTSLLFGKKSQNSTNKGTNKLSAVGIVEELFEEGSAMLTERLGKDAPSNVNSGISRCAVCQADQIPSDGLSVNSEPIFTPVSKPLEGPFLCTNCQKKKDAMEGKRSI
- the LOC130718500 gene encoding probable protein phosphatase 2C 5 isoform X2; the encoded protein is MSAAIFTKENIINNVMSALPQDLSRDEWLQALPRALVAAFVKTDIEFQQKGENSGTTATFVLIDGWTVTVACVGDSRCILDTQGGVVSLLTVDHRLEENVEERERVTASGGEVGRLNVFGGSEVGPLRCWPGGLCLSRSIGDTDVGEYIVPIPHVKQVKLSNAGGRLIIASDGIWDALSSDMAAKSCRGVPAELAAKLVVKEALRTRGLKDDTTCLVVDIIPSDHPVLPPTPRKKPNMLTSLLFGKKSQNSTNKGTNKLSAVGIVEELFEEGSAMLTERLGKDAPSNVNSGISRCAVCQADQIPSDGLSVNSEPIFTPVSKPLEGPFLCTNCQKKKDAMEGKRSI